The nucleotide sequence CCCTCACTCTAAATTCACAGGGAAAGTCCATTTTCAGAATTTTAGCTTCTAAAGTGAATGACAGTTTCTGTCTACCATCAAGAATCATGTGGCAGAAAAGAGGATCAGATGATGTGATAAAATCCATTTTAATTTAACTCCCtcacatttatttccattttaatttaattctagATTTAGTTAACTCTAGATCTAATTTAATTTAACCCTAGATCTAGTTCCCTCACTCTAAATTCAAGGGGAAAGTCAATTTTCAGAATTTTGACTTCTAAAGTGAATGACAGTTTTTGTCTACCCTCAAGAATCATGTGGCAGAAAAGAGGATTAGATGATGTGATGAAAATCCATTTCAATTTAACTCTCTCACatttacttccttctttttaCCTTATGCATGCTGTCCACTGGGTAAGtcatacaaagtatgttttcTGCCACTTCAATGATTCCCGAGTTATTATCTCTATTAAGCTCTTGGAGAACTATACTGCTAGGTTTATGTCACTTCAATGTTCAGAGGATGTTCTTAGCAAAAATGGGCCATTGTATCTGAGTTTTCAATCTTAATTTTTGATGATCATCTAACCAGACACCAACTGACTGTTTTACCTTTACTGATAACTCTTCACATCTAATGGTGACTCTACAATCTGATTTATTTAGATTTATCTGCCTTCCTCAAAATTTTCAATGTCATATCACACATGGAATAAAAACTTCACACACATTTAATCACTTgggaaacatttataaaatacatattactaGATGTAATATATGACCTACTGAATCAATTTCTAGTAATGCCTCAGAATCTATATTTTGTGCCAAAACTCCTCCAGACAATTCTGCTATGTAATATGGTATGGAAATTCCTGCATAAAAGTTCCGGTTTACTGATCAACATTTATAACACCAGGGTCTTCACCCTGCAGCCTATTTTCTACAGtcaaatacttatttaaaaaaaaatggtgaagaCACTCCACATCTCAAAAATTTTCAATGTCGGTCTACTCCTTGAAGAATAAAATTTAAGCTCTTCACATGGCATTCAAATCATTTTATAATCCAGGGCCTTCTAACACCTTTACttgttttgtcctttttctggctgcactgggtcttcgttgctgcatgcaggtttcATCCAGCTGTGCTGAGCGGGGGCTCCTTTTcactgtggtgtgcaggcttctcatggcaCTGGCTTCTCCTGTcccagagcataggctctagggcccgtggacttcagtagctgtggcacaagggctcaggagttgtgacgAATGGGCtgagctgccccatggcatgtggggtcttcctggaccaaggatcaaacgcATGTCCCATGCATTGCAAGACACATTCCTAACacctggatcactagggaagccccacatcTTTACTTCTGATGCATAATGTCTAATGTCTTCTCTTGTATACCTGTTAATTCTTATAcatactttgaaataaaatagttgcatttttctaatccaataattttctaaatacttttcatgtattttagaagagtaaataaaataaaaggcattcaggCTACTGTAtggttttatttcaattattttcatcaaattttctttcttaaatgattGATGACTGTCCTTTTTACATTTACTATATTTGATTTCAGAGGCCTTCTATTAAggatatggaaagaaaaaatgcaaCAGAGCTGACAGAGTTTGTTCTCACGGGACTTACATGTCAACCAGAATGGCAAATCCCTCTGTCCGCGCTCTTCTTGGTTATATATATCTTCACTATCATGGGGAACCTTGGTTTGATTGCTGTCATCTGGAATGACCCTCACcttcacacccccatgtacttatTCCTTGGGAGCTTAGCCTGTGTGGATACTTGGTTATCCTCCACAGTGGTCCCCAAGATGCTGGTCAACATCTTCACCAAGAACAAGAGGATATCTCTCCCTGAATGCATAGTGCAATTCTTTTCCTTTGGAGTCAGCGCAACCACAGAATGTTTTCTGCTGGCAACAATGTCTTATGATTGTTATGTAGCCATATGCAATCCATTACTTTATCCAGTGATTATGACTAACAGACTATGCATGCAAATGTTAATTTCATCACTTATAGGTGGCCTTCTTCATGCCTTACTTCATACATGTTTTTTATTCAGATTAACCTTTTGTAATTCTAACATAATACATCAATTTTATTGTGACATCATGCCATTGTTTAAAATTTCTTGTACTGATCCTTCTATTAATGTGCTggtgatatttattttctctggttCAATACAGGTGTTCACCATTCTTATTATTCTTGTCTCTTATACACTAGTTCTCTTTACGATTTTAAGAAAGAAGTCTGCACAAGGCATAAGgaaggccttctccacctgcgGTGCCCACCTCCTATCTGTCTCCTTATACTATGGGACTCTTCTTTTCATGTATGTGCTCCCTGGATCCACACGAGCAGATGATCAAGATATGACGGACTCTCTATTTTACACTGTCATAATTCCTTTCTTAAATCCAATTATCTACAgcctgagaaataagaaagtcatAAATTCACTGACGAAAATGttaaagagaaatatttagaTCCAATACTAAATATGTGTTTTCCTActtgaaaacaacacaaaactaTGTAGATTAGAGTTCAATTTTGTTTGCATTCATAACTACCCTATTATTTTAATGACAAGATTTCAGTACTCAATAAATTCTTTAAGATATTTATATAACTTATTAAAAGAGACAGGGAGTTTCAATCAAATGTTCATCaaatgtttattataaaataaataaaacagaatttaaaatgggaaattcCCCAGATGTCCAGTGCTTAGGACCACACACCATCACTGCTgatggcctgggtttgatccctggtctggaagctaAGGTActacaagctgcatggcacagccaaataaattaaaatgaaaaactttacaTGCTTGTATattcctcattgtggtttttagaGTAGATTTATCAAACATGTATTAAGCACTGaaatacaggtttcccaggagacacagtggtaaaagaatatgcctgtcaatgcaggagacacagcaaaTGTGgtttggatctctgggtcaggaagatcccttggaggaggaaatggcaaactgctccagtattcttgcctggaaagttccatggacagaggagtcgggcgagtccacggggtcacaaagagttgggtattactgagcaaatgagcacagAAGTACTAAAATAGTGCAGAACCTCTAAAAACACTTGAGATGGGGTCTTTGACAGTAATACATTCTTATAGCCTGGAGACTCATATCACATTTAATTTCACATAGTGGGCATTTTTGTGTTTGAGTGAACAGAGGGAAACCCCAGGAATATTGCCAGCCATCATGTAAAGTTTTATTCTACTTTATTTGGTCCCTGATGATCCTGCTTCATATGGATTCAATTCTCATGTGACACAGAGAAATAAACCGAAGAGGAAAGTAATGAAGAACCACGTGAAGGGAGTTAAAACATTGAAGGGCAGGCCAAACCATACGAGATGCTCTTAACTCAGTGTGCTTCTATAAGGAGATAAAAGTAAGTTATTTCTACTGTCTATAATGCCTTCTAAGGCCCTTTTTAGTTGTGTCTGTTTGTTGCTGGATAACTGAAAAGCTTCACTAATTCAGGAAGCTAAGAGTTCAGACTGAATGACTAAGTTGGGATGGGTGTGGGAAGAAGAGAAGTTGCAGAATAGGAAGGAAATGGTCTCAAtcttcctaaaattaaaaaaaaaaaaagaagtttgtaaGCTAAAGAAGTCAGTAgtatataacatttatttaaatgtgttGTTAACCTCAAAGggttttaaatgtatattatcaaaGTTCATATAATGTCAATAGCATGATATCATAGTTCCCAATGTGTTCGTGGCACAGACATGAAAATGAGCAAAAATCTGGATATTTTCTGTCTTAAAAGTCCTTGAAAGTTGGCTTTTCTCACATTGCATATTATTTAAGTATGATAAGTGATACATTTCCAGATTCTTGTCCGCCCTTCTCTCAA is from Cervus canadensis isolate Bull #8, Minnesota chromosome 27, ASM1932006v1, whole genome shotgun sequence and encodes:
- the LOC122428796 gene encoding olfactory receptor 5H8-like, whose protein sequence is MERKNATELTEFVLTGLTCQPEWQIPLSALFLVIYIFTIMGNLGLIAVIWNDPHLHTPMYLFLGSLACVDTWLSSTVVPKMLVNIFTKNKRISLPECIVQFFSFGVSATTECFLLATMSYDCYVAICNPLLYPVIMTNRLCMQMLISSLIGGLLHALLHTCFLFRLTFCNSNIIHQFYCDIMPLFKISCTDPSINVLVIFIFSGSIQVFTILIILVSYTLVLFTILRKKSAQGIRKAFSTCGAHLLSVSLYYGTLLFMYVLPGSTRADDQDMTDSLFYTVIIPFLNPIIYSLRNKKVINSLTKMLKRNI